In Rhizobium sp. CIAT894, the genomic window ACCAGGTCGGGGCGCTGGTGCGCAACCATGCGCTGGCCAACGGCCTCGTCCTGCGCGCCACTGGCGACCGGATGCTCGCCTCGCCACCGCTCGTCATCAGCCATGCGGAGGTGGACGAGATGGCACGGATTACCAAGTTGGCGCTGGACTTGGCCTGGAAGGAGCTGAAATCCTGATTTCGCTTGGAGCGACCGGTCGACCTGGGCATATGCAGAGCCGGTTCCGACGACGGAAATGATCGTAGCGGCTTGTTGCCCAGGGAATTCCTCGGGCCTAGAAATCGAAATCCTGTGGCTTGATATCCTCCGCGCCGTGTTTCACGCGTAGGATCACGATGCGGTCGTGATAGGAGCGATAGTAGATACAGCGGTTCCGGTATGGCAGGCCACGCAGGCCTTCCGCGATGTGGTCGCGAGGAGATCCGGTGAAGTCCACTTCGGCGATCCACGCGATCTTTGCGGTCAGGTCGTCCAGAAACTCCCGCGCGTAACAGGGCTGCTCTCGGCGATATAGCGCCGGATATTGCGTAGATCCTTGATGGCGGATGGCGCGATAATCAGGCGCTTAGGTTTAAGGGCCTTAGCTTTCGTTCATGACGTCTTCGAGGATATCCGCGCTGGTTGCGTATTCCTTGCCGAGGCCGGCTTCAATCTCGGAGTCGGCCGCCTGAATGTCCCTGCGTAGCGCCTCTATTTTCAGTTCGTGGTCGGCGAGCATACGGATGCCAGCCCGCACGGCTTCAGTTTCCGTACCGAACCGGCCATTCCGGACAAGATCCGATAGAATCCCGTCATAGGTATCGCCAAGGGAAAAAGTCTTTGCGCGTGCCATGTGATGACTCCTTACCCTTTAATATGTGGCAAAATGCAATACTTTTGCAATACCGACTGCATCGGGGGAGGCTATCCTGCCGGCAATGTGATGTTGAGCTCAAGGCTGGTTGATCCAAGCATAGCCGAATCGGTAGCGGTCATCGCCGCGCTGATAGAAATAGGGCACGTCGATCACCAATGCCTCGGGTGCGGATGCGCCGAGATTGGTCTGCAGCCATTCAGCCATGTCGGGCGGCAGCGCTTCGCTTCCGCCCTTCGGCGGTATCAGCCACGCGAGGAGAAGCGGTCGTCGGTCGGCGATATTGGGGTGGAAGCCGGGATAATCCACGGAGAGGACCGGCACGCCGGGAATATCCTGCCTGAGGTTGCCGGCAAGCAGGCTGTCGCCGGCAAGGATCGCCGCCGGCTCGGCCTGTTTGCGCAAGGTCTCCAGCATCGTGGCATAGGGCCTGTTCAGTCGTTCATAATGACCGGTGAAACGTGCGGCCGCGACGCTGCCGTAAAGGGCGGCCGGCACGCCGATCATGATGATGGCGACGGCGACCATGAAACGCCGGAACGCCTTGCCTGTCGCGACATCGGCGGCTTCGATCTTCAGGCAGAAATAGAGCGGCAGGATAAAGAGCATCGGCACCAGCCAGCGGTCCTTTATGCCGGCCGCGCCGCCGAAGACGATCAGAAACAGAACGCCGGCGAGGAAGACGAGCATCATCCGTTCGATCAACCGCGTCCATTGCGAGCCTGAAGTGAGCGCCGGGCGAAGGCCCTTGCCGAAGACGACGGCGAAGACCGCCACCGTCAATCCGGCAAAGCTGATGGTGGCGAGCGCGAGCGAGCTGACACCCATGGCCACCTGCGCGGGATAGCTCGCGTGGCCGCTCGCGGTCATCTTTTCCAGCGTGCGGGCGGTGGCGAAATCCAGATTGTCCTTCAACCAGAAGAGATGTGGCAGGGTAATGACGAATGCCAGCGCCGCCGTCAGCACCAGCCGCCAATCGAAGATCCGCGGCCGCAGGCGCGCATCCGAAAGCGCGGCAATCAGAGCTGCTGCCGGCAGGATCGCGAAATTATATTTGGCCAGCAGGCCGAAACCGACGCCAATACCGGCGATGAGATAGGAGGCAAGGCTCGGCTGCTTCAGGCTGCGGATGAAGCCGTAGAAGAAGATGCTGGCCGAGAAGAACACGGCGACCGTGTGCGTCAAGTCGCGCTGCATCTCGAAAGCCATCTGCGGGATCGTCAGCAGCCCCAGCGTTGATATCGCCACCAGCGCCTTGTCACGCAGGATGAGGCGCGCGGTCAGGCCGTAGAGCAGGTAGGAACCGAACAACAGAAGGTTCTTCACGAGAGAAAGCGCAGCAAGCGAGACGCCGGCAAACTGAAAGACGGTATATTGCAGCCAATTGTAGAAGGGTGGCTGCGGGCCGTAGCCGGCGGCAAGCCATTGCGAGCGGAAGGCCTGTTCGGCTTCATCGAGATCGAGCGAATGGGAGGTTGCGAGCCGCACGCCGACCTGAAGCAGGAAATAGGCGGCGAGCAGGGCAAAGATCCACCTGATGTCGCGATTGTTGGTCTCGCTCATCTATCTCGGCCCCGGCTGAACCCAGGCGTAACCGAGCGCGAAATTGTCGCCTTGGCGGCCGAAGTAATAGGGAAGCGACAACGAACCGATCTCCTGCAGCGCGATATCGGCCGCCGTCAGTGCCGATGAAAACCGCTCCGGCATCACCGCATCCGCCGCCGCGGCCGTCTTCTTGCCGCGCCAGACGATCAGCACCGGCCCCTTGGCCTCGGCGAAGGCCGGAATGCCTGGCGCCGGAAAATCCGGGGTCACCACTGGCACATCAGGAAATTGCAGCCGCATGTTGCCGGCGACATAGGTGTCGGAGGCGATCACCAGCGCCGGTTGCCCCTGTCGCGTCATCTCGCGGAAAAGCGCCGCCATCGGCACGTTCGGCCTGGCATAGACGCCGATCAGCCCGGCGCCGACGACACGCAGGCCGAGTGCGATCAGCACGCAGGCCATCAGCACCGGCAACACCGGCCGCAGGCGGCGCAGCCCGGCGGAAAGGTCGATGCCGGCAGCCTGCATTTTCGCCAGGAAATAGATCGGCAGCACCAGCAGGAACGGGTCGAGCCAGCGCTCACGCACCGTGGTCGAGCCGGTGAAGAGGACGATGAGGGCGATGCCGGCGAGGCTTGCGAGCATCATCCGCTCCATCATCCCGGTCCAGCGGTTTCCGGCCGAAAGAGCCCGGATGAAATGCCGGCGGAAGGTGGCCGCGAAGATTGCGACCGGCAGCGCCGCAAAGGCGATGATGGCGACGACAAAAGCAAGAAGGCCTTTGCCGATCCGCACGATGCCGGCAGGTTCGTTGCCGGCGGCCATCTTGACCAGAGTATCGGAGGAGGCGAAGGCGAGATTGTTCTGAAGCCAGATCGCGTGCGGCAGGATGATGACGAGCGCGACGGCGATTGCCACCAGGATGCGCCAGTCGAGCGCCCTGCGCCGCCATTCGGTATCGGGCAGGATGGCGATCAAGGCAGCGACAGGCATCAGCGCGAAATTATACTTCGAGATCAGCCCGAAGCCGGTCGCAAGCCCGAGAAGCAGGTAACTCGCCATATCGGGCCGGTCGAGTGTGCGGAAGAAGCCGTAGAGAAACAGCGCGCTGGCAAAGAGCAGCGCCGTCGTGTGGGTCAGGTCCTGCTGGGCCATAAAGGAGACCTGGGGCAGGGTGATCAGCGACAGCATGGTGATGGCGGCCAGTGCCTCATCCTTCAGTGCACGCCGCCCGGCAAGGCCATAGAAGAGATAGGACAGGAACAGCAGGATGTTCTTGGGCACGATCAGCGCGCCGATCGACATGCCCGTCAGCGAAACGACGGCATATTGCATCCAGTTGTAGAAGGGCGGCTGCGGGCCGTAGCCCGCCAGCAGATATTGCGAGAAGAAGGATTGCTCGGCCTCGTCGAGCTCCAGCGAATGCGGAAGCGCGATGCGCAGCACGATGTTGAGCACGAAATAGGCCGCAAGCAGCAGGCCCGCGGTTTTGATCGTCCTCGTCGCGCGCTCCAGCATCGTGCCGCCGGCTTAGGCTTGGCTTTGATCGTCGAAGATCTGCCGCACGATATAATTCGGAGAGGCGTCGTCGCGGTAATAGGTGCGCGCGATCATCTCCGCCAGGATGCCGGTGGTGATCATCTGCACCGAGGAAAGCAGCAGTACGACGCCGACCATCAGCATCGGGCGGGTGCCGATATCGTTGCCCATGATGAACTTGTCGAAGCCGAGGTAGAGGAGGATCAGCATGGCGATAGCACCGAGGCCAAGACCGAGCGAGCCGAAGAAATGCCCGGGCCGCGCCTTGTAGCGCATGAAGAACATCACCGACAGCAGGTCGAGGATGACGCGGAAGGTGCGCGAAATGCCGTATTTCGAAACCCCGTGCTCGCGAGCATGGTGGGTGACGGCCATCTCGCCGATGCGCGAGCTCGGGACGACACCGGCGACCCAGGCCGGGATGAAGCGGTGCATTTCGCCCATCAGCTTCACCTGCTTGATGATCGAGGCACGGTAGATCTTCAGGCTGCAGCCGTAATCATGCAGCTTGACGCCGGTGATGCGGCCGATCAGGTAGTTGGCGCACCAGGAAGGGATCTTGCGCAGGAACAGGCCGTCCTTGCGGTTCTTGCGCCATCCCACAAGGAGATCGAGTTCACGCCGTTCCAGTTCGGCGACCATCGAAGGAATGTCCTTCGGATCGTTCTGCAGGTCGCCATCCATCGTCGCGATCAGCCGGCCGCGGGCCGTGTCGATACCCGCCTGCATGGCGGCGGTCTGGCCGAAATTGCGCTGCAGCTCGACGATCCTGAGCGTCAGCCCCTCGCGCCCGACGAATTTGCGGGCGTTGACGAGTGTCGCATCCGTGCTGCCGTCGTCGACGAGGATCAGCTCCCACTGATCGGGATAGGCGGACATCGCAGCCACGACACGCTCGACGAGCGGACCGACGCTTTCCTCTTCGTTGAAAATGGGCACGACCAGCGACAGCTCGAGCGATTGTACCGGATCATTCGTACCGCGAATGGGCTCTACCGTTGTCTGCAATTTCATCTCCAAAAGGCCGGGCGGCCGAGCAGTCTTACTGCCGCCGCCGCGCTTGCGGAACGCTAGTACATGAAGTGTCCGCCCGTTGCCAGCGGGCAATGCCGGTTTCCCCGCAATCGGTTGAGCTGCGTGAACGCTATTTTGCGCCTCCCTCCACCCAGGAGTAACCGATGGAGAAGCTCTTTTTGCCGTTGCTGAAGAGATAGGGCAACGTCAGCGTGTTCAACTCCTGGAGATGGATGCCAGATCTCACGAGATCACTCGCGAAGCTCGGGGAAATTGTCGGGTCGTCGGCGGTTTCGCCACGCCAGATAACGAGCACCGGCCCCTTGGCAGTCGCATATTCGGGAACCCCGGAACCGGGGAAGAACGGGATGACGACGGGAACGTCGGGGAATTCCAGCTTCATGTTGCCGGCTACGAACTTGGTGCCGGCCACGATGAGAACCGGCTTGCGGGTCGCGGTCAGTTCGGCCGCGTAGCCGGAGAAGGGAACGTTCGTTCGCGTATAGGTGCCGATATACTGAATGGCAACGATCCGCAGCAGAAGGATTGCCAGGATGACGACCATGAAGGCCGGCACCACGAGCCGGAAGCGCGCAAGGCCGGCGGAAAGATCGAAGCCTGCGGCCTCCAGCTTCAGGAACAGATAGATCAGCAGGACGAGCAGGCAGGGATCGAGCCAGCGTTCGTGGATATCGCTCGCGCCGGCGAAGACGACGATACCGGCGAAGGCGATCAGGCTGACGATCATCATCCGCTCGATTACCCGGATCATCGGGCTGGTCGCGGCAAGTGCACGGAAGAAATCCCGTCGGAAGGCTGCCGCGATAATAACGATCGGCAATGCGACGAAGCCGAGTACGGCGATGGCGAGAGACAACAGTCCCTGTCCGATACGGGGGAGGCCGGCGGCGGCCTCGTGCTCGGCGGTCATCCGCTCCAGCGTCGGGCCCGAAGCGCTGGCGAGATTGTCGGGCAGCCAGAGCGCGTGCGGCAAAACGATCAGAATGGCGATCGCGATCGCCGGCAGCAGACGCCAGTCGAACAGGCGGCTGCGCCACTTCCAGTCGGGCAGGACGGCGATGAAGGCGGCAAATGGCAGGATGGCGAAATTATATTTGGAGATCAGGCCGATGCCGGTGGCGATGCCGATGACGAGATAGCTCCCGACTGTCGGCTGGCGAAGTGTGCGGAAAAAGCCGAAGAGGAAGAGCGAGGTTGCAAATAGCAGGGCAACGGTATGGGTCAGCTCGCGCTGCGCCATCAGCCCCACCTGCGGCAAGGTAATCAGGCTCAGCATGGCGATGGGGGCGAGCAGACGGTTCTTCAATACCTCGCGGGCAGCCAGCCCATAGAACAGATAGCAGCCGAAGAGAATGATGTTCTTCGGAACCGAGAGCGCCCACATCGTGATCCCGGTCACCGAGACGATGGCGTATTGGATCCAGTTGTAGAAGGGCGGCTGTGGGCCGTAGCCGGCAAGCAGGTATTGCGAATAGAAGGATTGCTCCGCCTCATCGAGATCGAGCGTATGCGGCAGCGCAATCCGGAGCACGATGTTCAGCAGGAAATAGACTGCCAGAAAAAGGCTCGCGCTCGTAATGCTTCTGGTAATGCGCTCCAACATCGATCTCCAAGTCAGGCCGGCGAGGCGCCGCGATCTATCGGTCCGCCGCGGGGTTCGATGGCCTTAAAGCGATCTCGCCGCCATCGCCGTCAACTCCGCCGTTGTGCGCAACCCTCATTTCTCCTAAAACGCCTGGCGACGGAAACGAGGCCTGTGCCGACGCCAAGTAAGGAATGCCTACTACATGAAGAGTTCGATCGTTGAAAGCCAGCAGTCCTGGTTTATGCGCAACCGCATGACGGTGCTGACGGTCGTAATTGTCGCAGCCTATGCGCTCTTCATACAGTGGTTCTGGGGTTGGCCCGTCATCATCAGCCAATGGGCCGATGTCGGCGCAGGCCCGGTGATCGGCGCGCTCGTGGCGCTGACGAGCACCTATTTCCTGCGCACCTGGCGCATCTACGATTATTTTCCGCAGGAAACCGCGGGCCGGTTCGCCACCCTTTTCCGCGTCACGCAGATCCACAATCTCCTGAATATCATGCTGCCCTTCCGCACCGGCGAGACCAGCTTTCCCCTGCTGATGCGCACCGAATTCGGCATTCCGCTGACGCGCGGAACCTCGGCGCTGTTCGTCATGCGGCTGCTCGACCTGCACGCCCTGCTGGCGGCCGCCGGCATCGGCTTTGCGCTCGCCGCGGCCGATGGGCTCGTCGCATGGTCGCTTTGGGCTGTTTTCCTGCTGCTGCCGGTCGCAGTTTTCGCCGCGCGCAAGCCACTGCTGCGTGTCGCTGCCAGGCTGTTGCCTGCGAAGGTGCAGAAATTCGTTGCCGAGATCGAAAACGGTCTGCCGCTTGATGCCGTTGCCTTTGCGCGTGCTTGGGCGATGACCGTCGTCAACTGGCTGGTGAAGGTGATCGTGCTCGCATGGGCGCTCGGCCTGATGGGGGTGCTGCCGATGGCAGCGAGCTTCGGTGGCGCGCTCGGCGGCGAACTTTCCTCGGTGCTGCCGATGCACGCGCCGGGCGGCGTCGGCACCTATCCGGCCGGCATCACCGCCGGCGCCATTGCGCTCGGAGCCTCGAGCGAGCGGGTAGCACTTGCCGCACTGGCGCAGGCGAGCGTCAATGCCCATCTGCTGATCATCGTCTCGGCACTGACCGGCACGGCGATCTCACTGCCGCTCGGGCGTCGCGGCAAACTCTGAAATCCGCTTTCTGAGAAAGGCCTGCTCCGGCTCCTGCCGGCAGAGCGACAGCGCTTTCTCATAGGCCGCGATCGCTTCCTCGCTCCGGCCGAGACGGCGCAGGAAATCGGCCCGCGCCGAATGGGCGAGGTGATAGGCCAGCAGCTCCCCGCGGCCGAAAATGGCATCGACCAGATCCAGCCCCTTGGCCGGCCCGTCCGCCATCGCGACCGCCACGGCGCGATTGAGCTCGACGATCGGCGAGGGTTGTGCCGCCTGAAGCAGCTCATAGTAAAAGGCGATCCGCCGCCAATCGGTTTCTTCGGCCGTCGGCGCCCTGGCATGCTCGGCGGCAATCGCTGCCTGCAGCGTATAGCTGCCGATCTCTCCCGGGCGCATCGCTTGGGAAAGCAGGGCCAGGCCTTCCGCAATCTTCGCATGATCCCAGAGCGAGCGGTCCTGATCGGCAAGCAGCACCAGCGATCCCTGTTCACTGCTGCGGGCGGAGCGGCGGGAATCCTGCAGCAGCATCAGCGCCAGGAGGCCACAGACGTCGGGGTGCGGCAGCAGCTTGAGAAGCAGCCGTGCCAGCCGGATCGCCTCCGCGGTCAGGTCGGCGCGGACCACATCTTCACCCGAAGAGGCGGAATAACCTTCGTTGAAGACGAGATAGATGACGTGCAGCACCTGGTCGAGCCGTTGAGGCAGTGCCTCGCGGGCAGGCACCTCGTAAGGGACCTTCGCCGCCCGGATCCTGCCCTTGGCGCGCACGATCCGCTGCGCCACGGTCGGCGCCGGAATGAGGAAGGCATGGGCGATCTCTTCGGTGGTCAAACCGCAGATCTCCCGCAGCGCCATCGCCATCTGCGCATCGGCCGGAATGACCGGATGGCAGCAGGTGAAGATCAACCGCAGCATGTCGTCCTCGATCGCTTCCATCTCGCCGATCTCTGTTGCATCGGGCGTGTAGAGGCTGTCCTCGATGTGGTGCTGCGAGGCATCGAAGCGCGCCCGCCGCCGGATCGAATCGATCGCCTTGAAACGCCCGGTGGAAACAAGCCAGGCAAAGGGGTTGCCGGGGATGCCGTCGGCCGGCCATGTCCGGGCGGCGGCGGCAAAGGCATCGTGGAGCGCTTCCTCAGCCCGGTCGAAATCCCCGAGCAGGCGGATCA contains:
- a CDS encoding glycosyltransferase family 39 protein, with the translated sequence MSETNNRDIRWIFALLAAYFLLQVGVRLATSHSLDLDEAEQAFRSQWLAAGYGPQPPFYNWLQYTVFQFAGVSLAALSLVKNLLLFGSYLLYGLTARLILRDKALVAISTLGLLTIPQMAFEMQRDLTHTVAVFFSASIFFYGFIRSLKQPSLASYLIAGIGVGFGLLAKYNFAILPAAALIAALSDARLRPRIFDWRLVLTAALAFVITLPHLFWLKDNLDFATARTLEKMTASGHASYPAQVAMGVSSLALATISFAGLTVAVFAVVFGKGLRPALTSGSQWTRLIERMMLVFLAGVLFLIVFGGAAGIKDRWLVPMLFILPLYFCLKIEAADVATGKAFRRFMVAVAIIMIGVPAALYGSVAAARFTGHYERLNRPYATMLETLRKQAEPAAILAGDSLLAGNLRQDIPGVPVLSVDYPGFHPNIADRRPLLLAWLIPPKGGSEALPPDMAEWLQTNLGASAPEALVIDVPYFYQRGDDRYRFGYAWINQP
- a CDS encoding glycosyltransferase family 2 protein, which translates into the protein MQTTVEPIRGTNDPVQSLELSLVVPIFNEEESVGPLVERVVAAMSAYPDQWELILVDDGSTDATLVNARKFVGREGLTLRIVELQRNFGQTAAMQAGIDTARGRLIATMDGDLQNDPKDIPSMVAELERRELDLLVGWRKNRKDGLFLRKIPSWCANYLIGRITGVKLHDYGCSLKIYRASIIKQVKLMGEMHRFIPAWVAGVVPSSRIGEMAVTHHAREHGVSKYGISRTFRVILDLLSVMFFMRYKARPGHFFGSLGLGLGAIAMLILLYLGFDKFIMGNDIGTRPMLMVGVVLLLSSVQMITTGILAEMIARTYYRDDASPNYIVRQIFDDQSQA
- a CDS encoding type II toxin-antitoxin system RelE/ParE family toxin, with translation MRHQGSTQYPALYRREQPCYAREFLDDLTAKIAWIAEVDFTGSPRDHIAEGLRGLPYRNRCIYYRSYHDRIVILRVKHGAEDIKPQDFDF
- a CDS encoding type II toxin-antitoxin system ParD family antitoxin produces the protein MARAKTFSLGDTYDGILSDLVRNGRFGTETEAVRAGIRMLADHELKIEALRRDIQAADSEIEAGLGKEYATSADILEDVMNES
- a CDS encoding lysylphosphatidylglycerol synthase domain-containing protein, which encodes MKSSIVESQQSWFMRNRMTVLTVVIVAAYALFIQWFWGWPVIISQWADVGAGPVIGALVALTSTYFLRTWRIYDYFPQETAGRFATLFRVTQIHNLLNIMLPFRTGETSFPLLMRTEFGIPLTRGTSALFVMRLLDLHALLAAAGIGFALAAADGLVAWSLWAVFLLLPVAVFAARKPLLRVAARLLPAKVQKFVAEIENGLPLDAVAFARAWAMTVVNWLVKVIVLAWALGLMGVLPMAASFGGALGGELSSVLPMHAPGGVGTYPAGITAGAIALGASSERVALAALAQASVNAHLLIIVSALTGTAISLPLGRRGKL
- a CDS encoding RNA polymerase sigma factor; protein product: MERVIEEIYRTQSRRVLATLIRLLGDFDRAEEALHDAFAAAARTWPADGIPGNPFAWLVSTGRFKAIDSIRRRARFDASQHHIEDSLYTPDATEIGEMEAIEDDMLRLIFTCCHPVIPADAQMAMALREICGLTTEEIAHAFLIPAPTVAQRIVRAKGRIRAAKVPYEVPAREALPQRLDQVLHVIYLVFNEGYSASSGEDVVRADLTAEAIRLARLLLKLLPHPDVCGLLALMLLQDSRRSARSSEQGSLVLLADQDRSLWDHAKIAEGLALLSQAMRPGEIGSYTLQAAIAAEHARAPTAEETDWRRIAFYYELLQAAQPSPIVELNRAVAVAMADGPAKGLDLVDAIFGRGELLAYHLAHSARADFLRRLGRSEEAIAAYEKALSLCRQEPEQAFLRKRISEFAATPERQ
- a CDS encoding glycosyltransferase family 39 protein — its product is MLERATRTIKTAGLLLAAYFVLNIVLRIALPHSLELDEAEQSFFSQYLLAGYGPQPPFYNWMQYAVVSLTGMSIGALIVPKNILLFLSYLFYGLAGRRALKDEALAAITMLSLITLPQVSFMAQQDLTHTTALLFASALFLYGFFRTLDRPDMASYLLLGLATGFGLISKYNFALMPVAALIAILPDTEWRRRALDWRILVAIAVALVIILPHAIWLQNNLAFASSDTLVKMAAGNEPAGIVRIGKGLLAFVVAIIAFAALPVAIFAATFRRHFIRALSAGNRWTGMMERMMLASLAGIALIVLFTGSTTVRERWLDPFLLVLPIYFLAKMQAAGIDLSAGLRRLRPVLPVLMACVLIALGLRVVGAGLIGVYARPNVPMAALFREMTRQGQPALVIASDTYVAGNMRLQFPDVPVVTPDFPAPGIPAFAEAKGPVLIVWRGKKTAAAADAVMPERFSSALTAADIALQEIGSLSLPYYFGRQGDNFALGYAWVQPGPR
- a CDS encoding glycosyltransferase family 39 protein codes for the protein MLERITRSITSASLFLAVYFLLNIVLRIALPHTLDLDEAEQSFYSQYLLAGYGPQPPFYNWIQYAIVSVTGITMWALSVPKNIILFGCYLFYGLAAREVLKNRLLAPIAMLSLITLPQVGLMAQRELTHTVALLFATSLFLFGFFRTLRQPTVGSYLVIGIATGIGLISKYNFAILPFAAFIAVLPDWKWRSRLFDWRLLPAIAIAILIVLPHALWLPDNLASASGPTLERMTAEHEAAAGLPRIGQGLLSLAIAVLGFVALPIVIIAAAFRRDFFRALAATSPMIRVIERMMIVSLIAFAGIVVFAGASDIHERWLDPCLLVLLIYLFLKLEAAGFDLSAGLARFRLVVPAFMVVILAILLLRIVAIQYIGTYTRTNVPFSGYAAELTATRKPVLIVAGTKFVAGNMKLEFPDVPVVIPFFPGSGVPEYATAKGPVLVIWRGETADDPTISPSFASDLVRSGIHLQELNTLTLPYLFSNGKKSFSIGYSWVEGGAK